A window of Syntrophaceae bacterium genomic DNA:
CTTCAGGGAAATCGAGCTTTCCAAGCTCAAGCCCAACCCCTGGAATCCACGAAGCGATGAGGATTTCCGGGGATCGGACTTCGAGGAGCTCGTGGCCAGCGTGCGCGCCAAGGGCGTCCTGTCGCCCATTCTGGTGCGGCCCGTCAAGAATCACTACGAAATCATCTTCGGCGAGCGCCGCTTCCGCGCCTCCTGCGTCGTCGCCAAGGAGAACGGCGGCATGGCGATGGCGACAATCCCGGCCATGGTGCGCGAGATGTCAGACGATGACGCCTTCGATGCATGCCTCATCGAGAACCTGCAGCGAAAGGATCTGACCGAACTCCAGGAGGCCAACACATTTAAGACCTGGGTGGATCGCCGGGCGAAGAAGGACCGCAAGGCCGACGTCATCCAGGACCTGGCCGAACGCACCGGCAAGGGAGCCCGCTACATCCGCCGGCGCATTGCGATCCTTGCGCTGCCCCCCGAGGTCCTCAAGGCCTGGGACAAGGGAGAGATCACGATCGGCCACTGCGAGCAGCTCACCCGCCTGACCGACAAAAAACAAATTCTCGATTACCTATCAAATTGCACCGACCGTTTTGATCCGCTGACAGTCTCGGAGCTGCGCTACGGGATCGACTCTCTGGCCGTCCCCATGAAGAAGCCTTGGTTCGATATGGCCAAGGCTGGCTGCAATACCTGTCAGAAGAATACCGATGTCCAGAGGGAGTTGCTCTTCGGAGACGAGATGGAGCAGATGCGCTTTGGTTCGTGCCTCGACCCGCAATGCTACGAAAGACGCCAGCGCGAGGCCCTGGTTGCCGGCTGGGACGAGAAGTTCCGAAAGAAATGGGGCACCAACGGCTTCCGGTTTGAGAGAGACTTTCAGTTCATCACCGAGTGGGGAAAATTCAACGGCAAGCGCGGCGCGTACTGGAAGGACGTCGCCGAGAAATGCCTTTCCTGCGAGCACTTCGTCACGATCATGGAAGCCTCGGGCATCCCCGCTTGGGAGCAGGCCTGCGCCGATATCGCCTGCTACCAAAAACTGAAGAAGCCAGTCCAGCCGTCTCGGCAGCAGCGCAGCTCCGGCCCCGACCGAGTGGCCCCGGGTTCATCGGGCGATTCCTCTCCCCAGGCTCCCATGACGGAAGAAGGTCCCGGCAGGGTCGAAAATCCCGCACCCCGCGCTTCTTGGCATGGAAGGCACTTCCGCGAGGAGTTTTTCAAGGAAGTCATGCCGAGCTGGATTTCGAATCTCGAGCCCGACAGCGACCGGTGCCTTCGAATTGTCCTGGTCGGGATCCTCAATAGCAATTTTACCGCCCTGGAATACTTCCGCAAGATGGAGATGACGAGCGTCGTACCCTCCCGATGGGGCCGTTACCATTTCGAGGCGGCCGACTGGAAATTCATCGAGGGGATGGACGCCGCGGCCCTCCGAACGGCCCTGAAGGCCTTGGGTGGCTATATCGCCATGCAGACGGACAAGACCTCGCACGAGACCCGCTGCGCCATCGCCGCCCATTTGGGCATCGATCTGGCCCGCGACTGGCGCATCAATCAGGATTATCTCAACAAGAAGACGAAGGCGGAGATCCTGGCCTTCGGCGAGCAGCTGGGGATCTTCGCCGACCCGAAGGCCGAGGCTTTCCTGAAGAACGTCCTGGGAAAGCGGAAATTCAGCGCCCTGAAAAAGTCCGAGCTCGACCGCGTGATCCTCGAGAGCGGTGTTGACCTAACCGGGAAAGTACCAGCCGAGATTCTGGACATGAATGCCGATCGCGGAATGCATGATGAGTTGGATCGTTGTCCGCGTGACGCCAACGGGCTATGCGGCTACATGCGCCGCCGGACTTGCCCCCATCAGGGTGAGATGCTGTGCTGCGAGGAATGCCCGGATATCGGGGACGGATACAAATGTTCCGGTGCATGTCCGGTACCCAACGGAGCTGCCGTCTGCCGCGTCTGCGGTTGCACCGATGAGTATGGCTGCGACGGCGGCTGCTCCTGGGTCGAGGAGAACCTCTGCTCCGCCTGCCAAGACAAGGATGATGCAAATGATGACTGACTGGCGAGAGCTTGAGGCCTTCGCTTTCGCGAAGGCAGCGGCGACTCGTGGAGAAAGAGGCGGACCCGAAGAAGATGGGAAAGTCTTGGCAGTCGATGTCGATCATCGAGCTCGAGGAGGAGCTCAGGCATCAGGTCCTGCAGCTGGGCTATGCCTTTCGGAGAAACGACGAGGCGATGATTCGCAAGAAGGCCGTCGACGTGGCCAACTACTGCATGATGATCTATGACAACCTCGGTCGATGACATCCTGAACGGACCAGACTATTTCTATTGCGAGCACTACAGGGCCCGCATGAAGAAGCAGGCCTGCATCGCCCGACAAGAGAAGGCGCGCCCAGAAGAGGAAAAAGCGCCGAATCTAAAAATAAACGGCTGTATGGATTGCGCCCAGGGGCTACAGATCAGGGAGGAGATGAATATGGCAAGCAAAAGGGGAATCTGCGCTTGCTGCGGCAAGGAGCGGTCGTTAATGGCGCACGGCAAATGCTGGAAGTGCAACGGTTATATTTACGGAACGAAGAAGGTATCCAGTGATGGGGGGATGGAAAAGAAACAGCATCCCGATGCTGAGAAACGCGAGCAACTCAAGACGAAGATCCACGCTCGTATCGCCAAGAAGTGCGCGGAGAAGGCGTCCGCATCCGCTGTCGTCGTCGACAAACTGCCAGACCCGCTTCCAATTGCCCAGATCAAGGGCCAGGCTACTCTGCTTTCGCCTGATCCTCGGATCGTTCTCCTTGATTTCACCCTTCCAGAGAACTACGACCTATACGAGCCTTGGATGAAGTACTGCCGCAGCCACCGACGCACGCCGGGTGACCAAGCCATGATGGTCGTCGAGGAGATCCTTATGAGGGATGGGCTGTTATAATGTATAGCATTTGCCAAAGAATAAAATGCGTTCATTTAATCAATAATACTGGAGGCCTGCATTGCACGCGCGTCTATCCCTGCTGGTATGACGAGAGGGTCAACCTATGGCAGCGCCTCAAGGAAGCCGAAAGTGACATTGACATGCTTATTAATTTCATCCCAAACGGTTGGCCCATGCCGCTTGGATGGTCCGTGCTGGTTGCGCAAGTCAAGAAGCGGAGGGAGGGGCTGTTATGATCGAGATCAAACTGTGGCAACTCGTCTGCGCGATCGTCGCGGCGCTTATGGCGGGTGCAAACATCGGCTTCCTCTTCTTCGCCATCGTAGCGAACCGCAATTACCGCGATCTACAGAGACGGGCGGATCGGGGAGAAATCTGAATGCTCTTTTTCCTTTCAGGCCCTTCTTTTTCTTCGGGTTCAAGTGCGATCGTTTTCCCCGGTCGGTTCGGCACTCCATTGATAAGAGCTTTACAACAATCTACGGAGTTCACTCGATGCCGCGGGTCCTTCCTCGGCCTCGACGCCGTGCGGAGACCCTGGACTCGATTTTCGGCTCCGGAAAAATTCTAATTTCATTGGGAATTTGGGAAAAAATGAACACTGGATGGTGGTGGAGATGAAGGTTGAAATCGAACTCACTGGCGTCAGGGAAGCCATGAAGGTGCTGGACCCAAAACTCGTCACGGCAGCCTCCCGGTCGGCTGTCAAAAAAGTCTCTGACCAGTGCCGGACGCATATCTCGAAGATGATACGTGACGAGTACAATATAAAGGCGAAGGACATCAATAAACGGCTGAAGGTGGCAACCAGGGCCCGTGGCGACGAGCTTGAAGCGGAGATCACGGGTCTCGGTCGAGGGCTCCCTCTCTCCGCTTTCGACGCTAGGCAGGAAGGGGTGCGGACAAGGAAGGGGGAGACCCAATATACGAAAAAAGCGCAGCGCGCAGGCTGGGGTAAGGCTGGCGGGGTGGTGAGCGTGTTGGTCAAACATGAATCCGGCCGTAAGCCCGTCCGCACGGAACCAAAGGCGTTCCTGACCAGGTTCAAATCAGGGCATCTTGCGGTAGCACAACGGACGGGATCGAATCGCTTTCCTATAAAGGAGCTCCTGGGCCCCGGCATTGCCCTGCTGTTTGGCTCCAAGAGAATCATGGCGGCGGCGAAGGATTTTTCGAAACTGAAATTCCGGGAGATATTCGAGCGCGAACTGAAATGGAGAAGCCGCTAGCCTGTCCAAAATGTCACAGCACATCATTGCTGAAATGGGGCCTTGGCGCCTCCGGGCGGCAGAAATATCGATGCGCGCTGTGCCGCCGGCAGTTCGTCGCCGGATCTGATCATTTCCTGGAACCGGAGAAGAAGGCGGTCGTCATGCGGCTCATCGAGGCCGGCGTCGAGCCGGCCAAGATCCGGGAGGCGATCCCGGACATTTCGTTGCGGTGGGTCTATGAATTGCGCAGAAGGCTGAAACGTGACCGACAGGGATGACGAGATCCGCAGACAGGTTCAGGAGAGGGTAGCCCGGGAGGCCGCGACGGTGCCGCCGGAAGAGCACCCAGGGCTTTCCAGCCAATTCATCCAGGAATGCCTCTTCGCAAACGAGCAGGGCGACGGCGTGCTCTACGCGACCCTGTTTCGCGATCGGTTCCTGTACTGCAAGAATACCATGGAATGGTACGAATGGCAGGGCCACTCCTGGAAGCGCGACATCATGAACCGATCGCTGGCCGCCGTCGAGGAGCTGGTGGCCTGTTATATGGCGGAATATAAGGCCCTGGGCGGGACAATCGCCGACCTCACGGCCGATGCGGAGGCGGACAACTCGAAGCAGATCAGGCGGCTCTCGGAGTTGCAGAAGCAGCTGCTCAAGCGGGTCAGCCAGCTGCGGGCGGACAAGCGCCGCACGGCGTGCCTGAAATTCGCGCACACGATCGACAACCCGCTGGCCATCGCCGGGGAGGAGTTTGACAACAAGCCCATGCTGTTCCCTTGCGCAAACGGAGTGATCGATCTCGAGACGGGGCGACTGCATGATGGCCGCCCCGGCGACTACCTGTCTCTGTCCAGCCCGGTGCCCTTCCTGGGCATCGATGAGCCGGCGCCGCTCTGGGAGCGGTCCATCCGCGAGATCTTCAACGGCAACGAGGATCTTATCGCGTATGTCCAGCGGCTCTTCGGGTATGCCATGACGGGACTCGTGCACGAAAAGGTTTTTCCCGTGCTCTATGGCCGGACCGGGTGGAACGGCCGCAGCCTCATCGTCGAGCGGATCGCATATTGTATGGGGGACCTGGCCGGATCGATCCCTGCCGAGATGCTGCTCTCGACAAAATTCGTGAAGGGCGCCGCCGGGCCTTCGCCGGACATCATGGGGCTCAAGGGGATCCGTTTTGCCTATGCGTCCGAGGTGGACGAGGGGCACCGGTTCTCGGCCTCGAGGATCAAGTGGCTCACCGGCAAGGACACCCTGGTCGGCCGCAACCCGCACGACAAGTACCAGACGCGCTTCACCCCCACGCACAAGCTGTTCCTGATGACCAACACGCAGCCCCAGGCGCCGCCGAACGACAAGGCCTTCTGGGAGCGGCTGCACCTGATCCCTTTCACGGTCTCCTTTGTCACCAGGGAGCCGCAGGAGACGCACGAGCGGCCGGCCATCAAGGACCTGGACCAGCAGCTCGCAAAGGAGTACCCCGGAATCCTGTCCTGGCTCGTGCGCGGCTGCCTGCTTTACCAGAAGCACGGCCTGAGACCGCCCCGGGAGGTAACGGAGGCCACGGAGCTTTACCGCCGCAACGAGGACCTGCTGGCCGACTTCATCGACGAGTGCTGCGTCCGCGAGCCCGGGGCCAAGGAGAAGAGCTCGGCGCTCTACGCCCGCTTCGTCGACTGGTATCACGACAACATCGGGAAGAACGAGCCCAGCGGCACCTGGTTCGGAAAACAGCTCTCGCAGAAGTACGAGAAGAACAAGTCCGAGGGCGTCGTCATGTATCACGGCATCGCCCTGGCCGGCAATCAGGGAGGGTTGGAGGGTTAATATGGGTTTTCTGTTGTTTTTTGAAAAATCGCAAAAAAAAGAAGAAAGGGTAAAAAACCCTCCCTGTATCTACAACCCTCCCCAACCCTCCAGAAACTATCCCTGTTATCAGGGCTCTGCCGACATGGATTCAAGGTGCCGGTTTTATTCGGGGATCGACGTGGATGGATGGCATCAAAATTTGGAGAGGGAGGGTTGGAGCGTTTTTCAACCTTTTCCCCGGCTAACTGTTTTTGAAAAAGTTTCGTGCGATTAAATAGTGAAAAATCTCTCCAACCCTCCCCAAAGGCTACTTTCCTGGGGGGAACTATGAAATAGAATCATTATTATTGGAATGAAATTAAATAGTTATAAAAAAGGAAAAAAGAGGGAGGGTTTGAAAAGGGCAAGCCGATGAAAAACGTCCTGGAGCTGGCCGGCAAGCGGGTGCAACTTCGCAAGGCCGCTTCCACCCACGGCGGGGAGTGGCAGGGCCCATGCCCGGGCTGCGGCGGGAAGGACCGCTTTCACGTCTGGCCGAACCAGCGCGAGGGCGGAAGCTACTGGTGCCGGCCCGGGAAGGGCTGCGGGAAGTACGGCGACAACATCCAGTTTCTGATCGATTTCGAGGGAATGACCTTCCGGCAGGCCTGCAACGAGCTCCGGATCGACGTGCCCGAGCGGCCGGCCGGGTGGCGTCCGGACGTGCCGAGGCCGAAGCCGGCGTTCAATCCGGAGACATCCGCGGCCCCCGGAGAGATCTGGCAGGAGCGCGCCGAGACATTCATTGCCTGGGCCCAGGGGCATCTCGAGAAGAACGCCGAGGCCCTCGCCTGGCTGGCGGCCCGTGGCATCGACGCCGGCACCGCGGCCGACTACCGCCTCGGGTGGAACCCCGGCGAGGACGGCAGGGACATCTACCGGGCCCGCAGCGCCTGGGGCCTTGCAGAGGAGCGCCGCGACGACGGCAAGCCAAAGGCGCTCTGGATCCCCGTGGGGCTTGTAATCCCCTACATCCGCGACGGGGTCATCCATCGAATACGGATCCGCCGCCCCGAGGCCGATCGCCGGTATATCGTCCTGCCGGGATCCTCGAAGTCCGTCATGCTTCTGGGCAGGGATCGCCGCGCATTCGTCGTTGTCGAAAGCGAGCTGGATGCCATTGCCGTGATGGCCAACAACCGGCTCGCCGGCGCCGTGGGGCTGGGTTCGGTCTCTGCCAAGCCGGACGCCGAGGCCGTCGAGGTCCTCCGCGGGGCCCTGCAGATCCTCGTTTCGATCGATTACGACGATCCGGGTGCGAAGGCCACAGCCTGGTGGAAGGAACACTTCAGCCGCTGCGACCGCTGGCCCGTGCCCCAGGGGAAGGACCCCGGCGAGGCGTTCGCGATGGGGACGGACCTTGACCGATGGATTCTGGCAGGGCTGCCGCCGGCGCTGACCATCGAGGAACCAGCCGCGAAGAAAGCCGCGGCGCCCGAGAGGAAAGGGACCGCCGGAGAGACAAGACCGACATCCGGCGGGATCCTCTCGGCCCAGCTTCCGGCGGCGGTGATGGAGCTGCGCGAGCTGCTGCGCAAGAACCCGGGCGTGCGCATCATCAACACGCCGGAGCGATTCGCCGTCCTGCGGGACGGCAAGTACGTCGGCGGGCGGATCAACCACCTGGTCTTTCAGGACCCGCAGGTGCGGGACTACATCCTGGGGCACCCGGCCGGCGAGATCAGCTGGGAGAACCTGATCCCATGACGGACAATACGCAAGAGTCCCCGGAGAGATGTTTCGACAACGTCGACGAGGTGATCGAATATCTCGCCGCCTGCGGCTGGGTTGCAAGGAAGTCAACGGTTTACCGGCACCGCAAGGAGGGAAAGTTCCTTCCGAAGGACAACGGGAAGTATCGCCAGAAGGACATTGACCGATATGCGAGGAGTTTCCTCAAGGAAGCCGGGACGGGGCAGAAGATCAAGGTCCTCGAGGACCAGCTCCAGCGCAAGAAGCTCGAGCAGGAGTTGAAGAACCTGGAGCTCGAGCACGAACGGAAGAAGTTCCAGCACGACAAGGAGCTCGGGAAATATATCGAGCGCGAGAAGATGGAGATCGAGCTGGCCGCCCGGGCGGGGATTCTCGAGGCGGGGCTGAAGCACTGGGTTCAGTCCAGGGCCGCGGACTGGATCCGGGCCGTGGGCGGCGACGTGCGGAAGGCGGGTGAGCTGATTAATGTGATGATCCGGGACCTGGACGAACACATCAACAATTACGCCCAGGCGAAGGAGTATGAGTTGGTGATCGACGGCGAGGAAGAAACCGAGAGGGACGACAACGTCGGGAATTGATATGGCAACCGTCATCCGCATCCCCCGCTCAAAACCCTGGATCCCGGACGCGCTTCGGCATGCCGCAGGCCGTCTGCGCTACAGGGTCTCTTTCAGCGAGTCGGAGCGCAAGGTCTTCCGCAAGCACAAGCGGATCCCGGTGTCGAGCTGGGCCGAGCGCTATCGCCACGTCACCATGTCCGTATTGCCGGGCCGATGGAAGAACGAGATCACGCCGTACCTCTCCGGCATCATGGACGCTTCATGGTTCCCGACCGTCCAGGAGGTCGTGATCTGCAAGGCCCCGCAGGTAGGCGGCACCGAGGCCGTCCTCAACTGCCTCGCCTACGCCATCGACCGAGACCCCGGCGCGGCCCTGGTCCTCTACCCGGACGAGCTGACGGCAAAGGAGAACAACCAGGACCGCATCCAGCCCATGATCAAGGGCAGCCCGCGGCTGCGCTCCTACATGACGGGCGTGGATGACGACGCCTCGTCGCTGCGCATCAACCTGCAGCACATGGTCATCTACATGGCCTGGGCCCGCAGCGCGCCGCGGCTGGCCAACAAACCGATCCGCTTCCTCATCTGCGACGAGGTCGACAAGTACGTCGACACGGCCGGCAGGCGGGAGACCGATCCCATCTCTCTGGCCGAGGCGCGGACGATCACGTACCGCTTCAGCCGCAAGATCTGGAAACTCTCGACGCCCACGACGGAGACTGGAAACATCACGAGGGCCCTGGCCGCCGTCCAGACCGTCTTCGATTACTGGGTGTGCTGCCCGGCCTGCGGCGCCGGCCAGAAGATGGAATTCAAGCAGGTCAAGTGGCCGCGGGCTGCCGAGCCGGGTCCGGACGGCCGGATCCACTCCGAGGACCCGGCCGTCATCGAGGCGGGCAAGCTCGCCTGGTACGAGTGCCCGCACTGCCTGGCGCAGTGGAACGACTACGACCGCGACGCGGCCGTTCGCGCCGGCGGCTGGAGGGCCCGTTCCGACGACCGCCCGATGAAGGACGTGTTGCGGGAACAGCGCCCCGTGAAGATCGGCTTCCATATCCCGTCGTGGCTCTCCACCTTCGTGAGCCTCTCCACCGTTGCGGCGGCGTTTCTCCGGAGCCTCTCCGACATCAACGCCTTCAAGGATTTCCACAACAAGCACCTGGCGGAGCCCTGGAAGCTGACGGTCATCGCGGGAAACGAGGCGCAGATCCTGGCCGCGCGCTGCCCGCTGCCGGCGCAGACCGTGCCCGAGGAAGCCGTCGCGCTGACGGCGGGCGTGGACGTGCAGAAGAGCGGGTTCTGGTTCGTCGTGAAGGCCTGGGCGGCAAGCGGAACCAGCTGGACCATCCATTACGGGTTCCTCTCGACCTGGGAAGAGGTGGAGCATCTTTTATTCGAGACAGCCTATCCGGTGGCCGGCACCGAGCGCACCATGCGGATCTTCCGGGCCTGCGTCGATACGGGCGGCGGGGAAAAGTATGAAGACATGACGATGACGGACGAAACCTACCTGTGGCTGATCAGGAACCGCGGCCGCGGCGGTGTCGCCCTCTGGGGAACGAAGGGCTCGAGTTCGTCTTTGCCCGGGATGCTCAGGATAGGCAACGAGGTCCTGTCGACATCGCGGGGCAGGAAGCTGCCCGCCGGCCTGCGGATCCTCTCCGTGGACACGGAGAAGGCGAAGGACCAGCTCCACTATCGGCTGCAGCTCGCGGCCAAGCCGGAGACGCGGTCGCTGCCCGGCGCGGCATTTCTGCATGCCGACACCGGGCCGGACTATGTGGCGCAGATCCTGGCCGAGGAGAAGCGGCGCAACGAAAAAGGCCACGAGGAGTGGGTGAACGTCCATGGGCGTCCGAATCATCTGCTCGACGCCGAGATCCTGGCGGCCGCATGCGTGGAGATGGAGTTCCCCGGCGGAGGCCTGCGGCTCGTCACGGCCGCCTCGAGAAAGCCGCAGCAACACGAACCGGTGCGTCCGTCTGCGGCCTCCGGGTGGATGACGCGGCCGGCGGGCGGCTGGCTGAGGAGATGAACGGAAGAATGGAGATGAACGGCCCCCCGAAGAGCCGGATGATCCTCATCACGGCGCAGGCCATCGCGGACTACATCGGCATCTCGAAGCCGTCGCTCTACGATCTCGTGCGGGAAGGCCTGCCCGTCGCCATCATCGGCCGGCGCATGGTCGCCCACGCCCAGAACATCGAGGAGTTCATGCAGAGACGGACACGCGGGAGGCTGACCGAGGTGCCCCCGGATGCGGAATAAAAACCTGTCAAGAAAATTTTGAGTAAAAGTTGATAGTGTTTTCGGTAAAAGTAAACCGTGTTTTCGGTAAAAATAGAAAAACCCGCCCCTCCAGAAAAAAATCCCGTGCTAAGGTTTGCCCGTCTCAGTCATCTACCTCTCTCCGGGGCGGGCGCGGCATTTTCGGCCGTGCCCCGCTCCCAAACGAGGGCGCATGCCGCAGGAGCCGTCCGTCATATACAGGGGAGTGACGCTGGGCTGGAAACGAGCCGCGGCGGAAACGACGTACATCGACGCCGGCGGCAACACGGTCGAGTGCCCTGCCTCCGAATGGACCCTCAAGTACAAGTTTGCCGGTCCCGCCGGGGCCTTTGAAATCACGGCCGTCGCAGACGGCGCCGATTATTCGGCATCGGCGACGGCCGCCGCGACGGCGCTCTATCCCGTCGGCGAGTATGCCTGGGTCGCCGTCGTCGAGAAGGGATCCGGCGAATCGCTTCAGCGGCGCATCGTCGATACCGGGACCAGCGAGGTCAAGGCAGGCCCGGCCGAATATATCGCCGGGCTGGACAAACGCAGCCACGCCAAGAAGGTTCTCGACGCGATCGAGGCCGTGATCCTGGGGCGCGCCACGAACGACCAGCTCGCGTACACGATCAACGGGCGCTCCCTGCAGAAGACGCCGCTGCCGGACCTGCTCAGGCTCCGCTCCCAATACCAGGCCGAATATCAGCGTGAACTCCGCGCCGAGCGGATCCGCAAGGGGCTCGACGGCGGCGGCAATGTCTATGTGAGGTTCTGATGCTGGACAAGATCCTGCGGAGACTGGGCTATCAGAAAATCGCGAAGCGCAGCATGACGGGGTTCGCCGCCGCCCGCACCGACCGCCTCGTGTCGTCCTGGAACCCGGCGAACCTGTCCATGGACGCCGTCCTGCGCACCCAGCTCCCCAGGATCCGCGCCCGGTCACGCGATTTGTCGATCAACAATCCCTACATCAAGAAGTTCATCGGCATGGTGGCCGTCAACGTCCTGGGCCCCGGGGGCATCTCGTTCCAGAGCAAGCTGAAATTCAAAAACGGCTCCCTCGACGAGAGGTCCAATATCGCCATCGAGACGGCCTGGAAGGAATGGGGCCGCCGCCGCCATTCGCCCGACGTTACCGGGAAACTCTCCTGGGTCCGCCTTCAGGACCTCTGCCTGCGGACGGTGGCGCGGGACGGCGAAATCTTCATCCGCCAGGTGCGCAACTTCGAAAACGCGCACAGGTATTCCCTCCAGCTCATCGAGGCCGACAGCGTCGATGAATCCTTCAACGCGGATCTCGGGCAAGGATACAGGATCATCATGGGGATCGAGATCGACCCGTGGGGCCGGCCGGTGGCATATCACGTGGCCCGGAGGGCCGCAAACGACTATTCCGACCCCGTGTCGTATCGGCAGCGCGAGCGGATCCCGGCGGAGGACATGATCCACCTGTTCGTCCCGTTCCGGGTCAACCAGCGCCGGGGCGTGCCCTGGGCCTTCGCGGTCATGGCGAAGACGAACGTGCTCGACGGGTACGAGGAGGCGGAGCTGGTCGCCGCCCGCGTAGCCGCCGCGAAGATGGGCTGCATCGAGACGGCGGAGGGAATCTACGTGGCCGATGACCAGGACGGGGCCGGGAAGCAATATATCGAGGCCGAGCCGGGGACATTCCCGATCATGCCGCCCGGGACGAAGATGAACATGTTCGACCCGCAGCACCCGACGACGGCATACCGGGATTTCGTCAAGCAGGTGCTCCGGGCGATCGCCTGCGGGCTCGAGGTGTCCTACAACAGCCTCGGGGCCGATCTCGAGAGCGTCAACTACAGCTCCGTCCGGTCCGGCACCCTCGAGGAACGCGACGGTTGGAAGGCGATTCAGGCATGGCTGATCGAGGACCTCTGCGAGCAGGTCTTCGAGGGCTGGCTCCGGATGCAGGTCCTGGCGCGCACGCTCGATTTCGAGCCGGCAGACATCGACCGGATCTGCGGCGCGGCCGTCTGGCGCGGCCGGTCCTGGTCCTGGGTGGATCCCCTCAAGGACGGCAAGGCGAACACGGAATCGCTCGCATCCGGCATGGCCACGCGGACGGATCTCCTGGCGGAGCAGGGGAAGGATTTCGAGGAGCACATCGACCAGCTCGTCTA
This region includes:
- a CDS encoding ParB/RepB/Spo0J family partition protein, with the protein product MTANDFREIELSKLKPNPWNPRSDEDFRGSDFEELVASVRAKGVLSPILVRPVKNHYEIIFGERRFRASCVVAKENGGMAMATIPAMVREMSDDDAFDACLIENLQRKDLTELQEANTFKTWVDRRAKKDRKADVIQDLAERTGKGARYIRRRIAILALPPEVLKAWDKGEITIGHCEQLTRLTDKKQILDYLSNCTDRFDPLTVSELRYGIDSLAVPMKKPWFDMAKAGCNTCQKNTDVQRELLFGDEMEQMRFGSCLDPQCYERRQREALVAGWDEKFRKKWGTNGFRFERDFQFITEWGKFNGKRGAYWKDVAEKCLSCEHFVTIMEASGIPAWEQACADIACYQKLKKPVQPSRQQRSSGPDRVAPGSSGDSSPQAPMTEEGPGRVENPAPRASWHGRHFREEFFKEVMPSWISNLEPDSDRCLRIVLVGILNSNFTALEYFRKMEMTSVVPSRWGRYHFEAADWKFIEGMDAAALRTALKALGGYIAMQTDKTSHETRCAIAAHLGIDLARDWRINQDYLNKKTKAEILAFGEQLGIFADPKAEAFLKNVLGKRKFSALKKSELDRVILESGVDLTGKVPAEILDMNADRGMHDELDRCPRDANGLCGYMRRRTCPHQGEMLCCEECPDIGDGYKCSGACPVPNGAAVCRVCGCTDEYGCDGGCSWVEENLCSACQDKDDANDD
- a CDS encoding DNA primase, with the protein product MTDRDDEIRRQVQERVAREAATVPPEEHPGLSSQFIQECLFANEQGDGVLYATLFRDRFLYCKNTMEWYEWQGHSWKRDIMNRSLAAVEELVACYMAEYKALGGTIADLTADAEADNSKQIRRLSELQKQLLKRVSQLRADKRRTACLKFAHTIDNPLAIAGEEFDNKPMLFPCANGVIDLETGRLHDGRPGDYLSLSSPVPFLGIDEPAPLWERSIREIFNGNEDLIAYVQRLFGYAMTGLVHEKVFPVLYGRTGWNGRSLIVERIAYCMGDLAGSIPAEMLLSTKFVKGAAGPSPDIMGLKGIRFAYASEVDEGHRFSASRIKWLTGKDTLVGRNPHDKYQTRFTPTHKLFLMTNTQPQAPPNDKAFWERLHLIPFTVSFVTREPQETHERPAIKDLDQQLAKEYPGILSWLVRGCLLYQKHGLRPPREVTEATELYRRNEDLLADFIDECCVREPGAKEKSSALYARFVDWYHDNIGKNEPSGTWFGKQLSQKYEKNKSEGVVMYHGIALAGNQGGLEG
- a CDS encoding alpha helicase; the protein is MKNVLELAGKRVQLRKAASTHGGEWQGPCPGCGGKDRFHVWPNQREGGSYWCRPGKGCGKYGDNIQFLIDFEGMTFRQACNELRIDVPERPAGWRPDVPRPKPAFNPETSAAPGEIWQERAETFIAWAQGHLEKNAEALAWLAARGIDAGTAADYRLGWNPGEDGRDIYRARSAWGLAEERRDDGKPKALWIPVGLVIPYIRDGVIHRIRIRRPEADRRYIVLPGSSKSVMLLGRDRRAFVVVESELDAIAVMANNRLAGAVGLGSVSAKPDAEAVEVLRGALQILVSIDYDDPGAKATAWWKEHFSRCDRWPVPQGKDPGEAFAMGTDLDRWILAGLPPALTIEEPAAKKAAAPERKGTAGETRPTSGGILSAQLPAAVMELRELLRKNPGVRIINTPERFAVLRDGKYVGGRINHLVFQDPQVRDYILGHPAGEISWENLIP
- a CDS encoding terminase, which gives rise to MATVIRIPRSKPWIPDALRHAAGRLRYRVSFSESERKVFRKHKRIPVSSWAERYRHVTMSVLPGRWKNEITPYLSGIMDASWFPTVQEVVICKAPQVGGTEAVLNCLAYAIDRDPGAALVLYPDELTAKENNQDRIQPMIKGSPRLRSYMTGVDDDASSLRINLQHMVIYMAWARSAPRLANKPIRFLICDEVDKYVDTAGRRETDPISLAEARTITYRFSRKIWKLSTPTTETGNITRALAAVQTVFDYWVCCPACGAGQKMEFKQVKWPRAAEPGPDGRIHSEDPAVIEAGKLAWYECPHCLAQWNDYDRDAAVRAGGWRARSDDRPMKDVLREQRPVKIGFHIPSWLSTFVSLSTVAAAFLRSLSDINAFKDFHNKHLAEPWKLTVIAGNEAQILAARCPLPAQTVPEEAVALTAGVDVQKSGFWFVVKAWAASGTSWTIHYGFLSTWEEVEHLLFETAYPVAGTERTMRIFRACVDTGGGEKYEDMTMTDETYLWLIRNRGRGGVALWGTKGSSSSLPGMLRIGNEVLSTSRGRKLPAGLRILSVDTEKAKDQLHYRLQLAAKPETRSLPGAAFLHADTGPDYVAQILAEEKRRNEKGHEEWVNVHGRPNHLLDAEILAAACVEMEFPGGGLRLVTAASRKPQQHEPVRPSAASGWMTRPAGGWLRR
- a CDS encoding helix-turn-helix domain-containing protein, with amino-acid sequence MEMNGPPKSRMILITAQAIADYIGISKPSLYDLVREGLPVAIIGRRMVAHAQNIEEFMQRRTRGRLTEVPPDAE
- a CDS encoding phage portal protein, coding for MLDKILRRLGYQKIAKRSMTGFAAARTDRLVSSWNPANLSMDAVLRTQLPRIRARSRDLSINNPYIKKFIGMVAVNVLGPGGISFQSKLKFKNGSLDERSNIAIETAWKEWGRRRHSPDVTGKLSWVRLQDLCLRTVARDGEIFIRQVRNFENAHRYSLQLIEADSVDESFNADLGQGYRIIMGIEIDPWGRPVAYHVARRAANDYSDPVSYRQRERIPAEDMIHLFVPFRVNQRRGVPWAFAVMAKTNVLDGYEEAELVAARVAAAKMGCIETAEGIYVADDQDGAGKQYIEAEPGTFPIMPPGTKMNMFDPQHPTTAYRDFVKQVLRAIACGLEVSYNSLGADLESVNYSSVRSGTLEERDGWKAIQAWLIEDLCEQVFEGWLRMQVLARTLDFEPADIDRICGAAVWRGRSWSWVDPLKDGKANTESLASGMATRTDLLAEQGKDFEEHIDQLVYEQEYMRRKGLTPDAAAKTDSGQSDGDEADGGEGKNKNGGNGRWKETQHGSETQAAH